One Ostrea edulis chromosome 2, xbOstEdul1.1, whole genome shotgun sequence genomic region harbors:
- the LOC130051991 gene encoding uncharacterized protein LOC130051991 has product MGDDEPPSPVCVTKDRVEAKEYVFKSKSSFGSCLIINIPETLKKITGSTFIRKFRTGSEAEVEKLKCTFGFGIYYTDEIQNGENIIGEVDKYIERKVKTDEEGNFRSNDIFVCVVLAFGGPGFFYDTKGNKIPLSRVVEKFQSCAGLSLKPKIFIVQTCSIDLRTIGKHLFDDGMGGDTKTGLWPREADVLIYESNISGEYDWHPGLRKHDPKKFKGVLGPKSCTFIKMFCDTMKEKETIMREENTEKEEMRIEFNEVILGTNLKLQKFINNKMNWDLRDGTWSSSPRLPIVTDQLTKSLYVPHFN; this is encoded by the exons ATGGGCGATGACGAGCCACCCTCTCCAGTCTGCGTAACAAAGGATCGAGTGGAAGCTAAAGAATATGTCTTCAAGTCTAAAAGTTCTTTTGGATCGTGCCTGATAATAAACATACCTGAAACTCTGAAGAAAATAACTGGCAGCACTTTCATCAGGAAATTTCGCACAGGATCGGAGGCAGAAGTAGAAAAGCTGAAATGTACATTTGGATTTGGCATTTATTATACAGATGAAATCCAAAATGGAGAAAACATTATTGGTGAAGTAGACAAATACATAGAGCGAAAAGTAAAAACTGATGAAGAAG GAAACTTTAGATCAAATGACATTTTCGTGTGTGTCGTGTTAGCATTTGGAGGACCAGGATTTTTCTATGACACGAAAGGAAATAAGATTCCTCTGTCCAGAGTTGTTGAGAAATTCCAGTCTTGTGCAGGTCTTTCACTTAAGCCAAAGATATTCATTGTTcag ACATGTAGCATTGATCTAAGAACCATAGGAAAGCATTTATTTGATGATGGAATGGGTGGAGACACAAAAACAGGTCTTTGGCCACGAGAGGCAGATGTCTTAATCTATGAGTCGAATATTTCAG GAGAATATGATTGGCATCCAGGTCTGAGAAAACATGACCCCAAGAAGTTCAAAGGTGTACTAGGTCCGAAGTCCTGCACCTTCATCAAAATGTTTTGTGATACTATGAAGGAAAAAGAGACGATCATGAGAGAAGAGAATACAGaaaaagaggaaatgagaattgaattcaatgaagtTATTTTGGGAACTAATTTAAAGTTACAAAAGTTCATAAATAACAAAATGAACTGGGATCTGCGGGACGGAACATGGAGCTCCTCTCCCAGGTTACCGATAGTAACAGACCAACTAACCAAATCGCTGTATGTTCCTCACTTTAATTAA